Genomic window (Zingiber officinale cultivar Zhangliang chromosome 2B, Zo_v1.1, whole genome shotgun sequence):
AGACTCCGATCTCATTTAGATATTTACTGTACCGGCCAAAGAATCCAACAATACGACCATTTATGACCGGAACATTGAATTTCCTGCCATCTGCTTTGCCAAAAGGCCCGTGCCGGACGTTCAAATTGGTGTAAAATTCGAGCTTCGTGATACACGTTTCACCGTTATATTCACGGACGCACCCAGTCATCGAGTTGATATATTCACCAGGCCGTAGTTCAAACTGTAAGATCGATCGATGTATATAATGGTTAAgactaagatatatatatatatatatatatatatattgcaagTATTGAAATCAGTTTTTGATAGCTTCATGTACCGTGTGATGGGAGTCACCTCCCTCGCCGCCTAGTAGATCTGTTTCGACGTCTCTCCGGTTAATATTATAGGAGATCTGCAAACTGTAGATGACGGTTCCTGTGCGGAGTTTGACCCTTGCGATTGGGGCGGCAGATCCACCAGTGTCAAAATTGCGGGTTCCGGCGCCTCCGAATGGCCCAATCTTGATGCCGGTTTTGTGCCGCCTTCTGGATTTCCATAACCCACCGAAGCATCTGTTGACATCTACGTTGAAATTTAAGTTGGCGCAAAGCATGGCTAGCTAGCTAGCAGCAGGCCGATCGAGACTTTGGTGGCGATGGAGGATTCACAAAGCTGAGGGACAGATTGTGGCATGCAGATCCATTTCCTTCTCCTTTAATAGATTGAAGAGGTCTCTATGATGAgtttaatggagaaaattttcaaccataattttaattttacatataGTCTCCGTATtcgaaaaattttatttctactcTTTACATGTATAATTTTGTTTGCTTTAATTCACTCATGGCGTCGTTATCTAATTGTTTCTCatattttctaaataaaaaaaatctaaaaataaatataattcatcTTAGATTCAGTACTCTAAATTAGAattaagtatattttctatcataatctttccttatatttttttaaatataaaaaaaatgtaaaaataaatatatttcttGTTAAATTCAACATTCTAAATTAtaattgagtatattttttattaaattgagtaGATTTTTtctacttaatataattcctcttaaattcgaTACAATTTAAAAAAGactctagtatattttctatctaattgagcatcatttaaagagaatctagtatattttattATCCAATTGAGGTGGTAGAAAATTatgttcaatttgatagaaaatatattagactCTTTtctaatgtgctgaatttaagagaaattatattatttttagattttttatatttaaaaatatgaggagcaattagataaattaatatccattatatttaattaaggagcaaaaaaataaaatatttttaatatgggACTACATACAAAATTTAAATCATAATTGTGGACGGCATGAACATAACTTTTGACGGATTCAACAAAACATACTAATTAATGATAGGCCccatctttatttttattagttttgTTGTTCTTCTTCCTGGAAAGCACTTATCCCTGATTAAATCAATCATTGAAGTCATAGAGGAGGCTTAtcactttttcttttatttctgattCTATTCTTCTTTCTTCACCCCGTTTGCTAGATTAACATAAACAATGTCCTTTTAGGACGGACAATTAGTTACAGTATAATAGTATTATCATCATAATATCTGAAGTTAAATCTTAGTTAGTAGTCGGATGTCTGTTCTCCTCTATACGTTATTCAACTACTCAAAGTTGATTGTTATCCATGATTTATCTTTTTTGTGTTAACATGAGGACAAACTAACTCAGATGTTAGAGCAAACGAATCATTTTTTACCATTCAGAATACCACaaacaaaatttgaaattgactTGACTTACCAACCAAAATCTAATTTCAGCATGctatttttaaaattgtattaGAAAGAGGGGCAAAGTTGACTACAAATAAGtactttaatttttcaattgtaaCAAATGGCACGTTCACCGTTTGGCTGCAAAATCACAGTAGTCGTAACAAGCTCACAATTGCAAATGCTCCTGGTCTAGCCACTAAATTACGGTAGCTAAATAAGCTTATTTCtatcttaaaattttcattaaattttaaacaaaatttatttgattttaaattctatttataatagttatttatttttatttataaaaatttatttaccgttacattataaatttattttaaattccttcttaagtttttttttaaactattatattttattaaagtgGAACTGATCAGTAATTTTATAATAAATACGTTTctgatttatttaaatttaaaatagattttaattatATCTCTAAAGTCATATTTTCTGATAGTAGACATATTTTAATCTGGTTTGACGTCTAAGTTGAGGTTTAATTTGATGCACTCCGTGGACGATCGATGAAAAACagatagggatgtaaatgaattaagccgttcgtgagctattcgaaactcgattcaaTAAAAACTCGTTCGAtttcgtttaatgaggctcgttaagataaacaaatcaagctcaaactTCGCAGTATTCGACTTGTTAgttcgtgaacacgttcgttaagttcattaagtaacttttaaataaaaaaaataataattttgatattaaatttatagattttacactctacttataaaaaatatagacaaatatattaaatttatttattagaataaaatcataaattttaataatattattataattttttctaaatatataatttagtttttaatgaatatttaaatttatgatttatatttattaaacttgtTTAAACTCGATAAAAGCttaaataagctcgtgagccatgaatataatcgctaaataaagctcgagctctgctcgattataaatgagtcaagttcaaatattcaaaagttCGACTTAACTTGACTCGACTCGATTACATCCAATTTGACTTGATTCGATTACATCCCTAAGAAACACTACCTTGTTGACTACCAATATGGGAAAGACTTAAGCAGGGGAGATGGCAGAGTTGGGCATTAGAAATTGACATGTTGACTAGATGTCGGGGGAGAGAAGACTCATGCAGAAGACTCATGCAGACTATTTTGTGAGCAAAGATGAAAGAGACCTCTCAACTGCTACTTTGACAATGTTAAGTTCGGTTGACTGAAATAATCACATGTTTGTGGAAAATAATAAGATGGTTACATTTGTATATGTATCAAGTTGGATTTGTTTATTTGTttgtaaaagtaattttaaaaaaattatagtaaTTTTTCTATAAAGAAAAGTAGTTTTTATGTTTGAGATGATTAATTCTTTTCTCACTCAATCACCAATAAGCTTTAGGTGGCTACATGTCCTCTGGTTGGATGAATGAAACGAGTTGTCATCCCACCATTTTTGCTTAATCAATTGTACTAGTTCAACAAATGGACAAGTATAGCCACATCGCTACAAAATCATTAACATCATAGCACTCTATTTGTTTCACTACTACCCAGGCTAATTATAACTTCtaactaatttatttaatttgatgACGAGTAGGGGAGCAAGGGTTGGACATAACATTTGAAGTTTACTTTCATACGTATGTCCTTTTACTGTTCTTTATTTTGTTCGATCGGAactcatattaacttgagtattgGAGGGCATTCATTAGAACTCTCTCTTGATTTCTTGATGTTGATATTTTATTGGCTCGTATTGGGATGTGCAGGGTCGAAGGAAAGTTTTTCCTCGGATGAAAACGATCTTCTTTTAGTACTCAATAATCAAGTCATCACTATCAACGTGTCATCTTTTCAACTTTAAGATAGACTCATCGATGATGCTGAATCAATTAATGTGGACTGCCAAGGTTATAATTTCACCTTTTGTCACATGCTGAATCAATTGCTTCGTCTGTTACCACCATAGATGATGCTGGATCAATTAAAGTAGTCTATTATGATGACaaaaagataaatatgtttatttcaATGTTTTTATTAATTCTTTTAAGATCAATACGAGGGAGGTAAAAAAACAAATGCTGAATCAATTAAAGTAGTCTACTGTGCATCACCAATGAGTTGAACCGAGCAAGTAAATGTGATGATCTACCACTGAGACTACAAGCTGGATCAACTGAATTATTGTCCGGAGAATGCATGCACACGCGTCAACTATTACTTTTTTATCTCATAAATAGCGATTCAAGTTGCTATTTTAATACTTTCATAACGTTGTCTTTTATGTTTGTTGTCCctgtaaaattatattaaaaatgtgaataaaaaaaaaggaattatTAATGAGATTTTAGGCTCATCTGAAAGTTTGAACTCAATTTGGCTGTGTACTGGATAACTACGATGCTAGAAGTTCAGTTTTATGAATCAAGTAGTATTGTAAGGTGAGTCTatcgtaatttttttttaaagaaattatatttaagatttaaaaaatcataaaataataattttatcgttACGTGAAAATTTAGA
Coding sequences:
- the LOC122049684 gene encoding agglutinin-like; the encoded protein is MLCANLNFNVDVNRCFGGLWKSRRRHKTGIKIGPFGGAGTRNFDTGGSAAPIARVKLRTGTVIYSLQISYNINRRDVETDLLGGEGGDSHHTFELRPGEYINSMTGCVREYNGETCITKLEFYTNLNVRHGPFGKADGRKFNVPVINGRIVGFFGRYSKYLNEIGVYLAPN